A DNA window from Helianthus annuus cultivar XRQ/B chromosome 15, HanXRQr2.0-SUNRISE, whole genome shotgun sequence contains the following coding sequences:
- the LOC110914582 gene encoding uncharacterized protein LOC110914582, with amino-acid sequence MAWRDLFPVLIQLDHLQLNPNKIDRLLWRDGNDLSDFSSLCVWHSIRYKESEVNWCNIVWFSQCIPRHVFMMWLVIKGKLLTQDKILKWDLSWRKNMNMMCYLLCYQNFDSHPHLFFECKYSSQVWLIIRKKVGMDFVSPKWRDIIEWLLARARSKSAVFYVAKILVTAALYFIWQERNARIFKNQLRPPEKLSEIILKTVRYKLMGAKLKNTANVRRLLGKWEICGGEVMTTVDD; translated from the coding sequence ATGGCATGGAGAGATCTTTTTCCGGTGCTCATTCAATTGGATCATTTGCAATTAAACCCGAATAAGATTGATAGACTGTTATGGAGAGACGGTAATGATCTAAGTGACTTTTCTTCTTTGTGTGTTTGGCATTCGATTCGGTACAAAGAATCGGAAGTGAATTGGTGTAACATTGTTTGGTTTTCGCAATGTATCCCTCGGCATGTGTTTATGATGTGGTTGGTCATCAAAGGTAAacttttgactcaagacaaaatTCTAAAATGGGACTTGTCGTGGAGGAAGAATATGAATATGATGTGTTACCTGTTATGTTATCAGAACTTTGACTCACACCCGCACCTATTTTTTGAATGCAAATATTCTTCTCAAGTGTGGCTTATTATTCGGAAAAAGGTGGGTATGGACTTTGTTAGTCCGAAATGGAGAGATATTATTGAGTGGTTACTGGCTCGAGCTCGATCTAAATCAGCTGTGTTTTATGTTGCTAAGATTCTTGTTACGGCTGCTTTATACTTCATTTGGCAAGAAAGAAATGCGAGGATATTCAAAAATCAGCTAAGACCACCGGAGAAGCTTAGTGAAATTATATTAAAGACGGTAAGATACAAGCTGATGGGAGCGAAGCTAAAGAATACTGCAAATGTGCGGAGGCTTCTTGGAAAGTGGGAGATTTGTGGGGGAGAAGTTATGACGACGGTGGATGATTAG